One window of Vicinamibacterales bacterium genomic DNA carries:
- a CDS encoding alpha-L-arabinofuranosidase C-terminal domain-containing protein: MRRDRREFLGGLGKTGALLAAAPWLRAIGYAQIARGPVRVAIRRSRDRADLDRRLLGSFLEHLGRAIYTGIYEPGSRLSDAKGFRTDVAREIKELGVPIVRYPGGNFISGYNWLDGVGPRAQRPSVLDRAWNSTETNQFGTNDFIEWCRLTGTEPLLGLNFGTGSAEMAVAYVEYCNLERGTKWSDLRRAHGYEQPHNVHYWCLGNEMDGPWQIGQLQSREYGRKARDVAKQMRVVSPDLRLIACGSSGTAMPTYLTWDREVLEECYDQVDGISLHAYYGNTPATSGNSSARYLAMNLDMDRHIHEIAAVCDYVQGLQKSSKRLWLSFDEWNVWYRARDRQATDGRRAIAPHLLEEVYNLEDALLVGGFLNTLLRNSDRVHVACLAQLVNVIAPLVAHENGVLRQSTYYPYAWALRYARGQVFDLRVESETYPIKAAGLQSDFARNADVPFVDVVATLDEANGQACVLMLNRDLEAARQVALEWEDVTPTRVLGCETITGQDLKAFNTVDQPNRVAPQPLAPPAPGGRMTFELPARSHTVARLAVTVR; this comes from the coding sequence GTGAGAAGGGACCGCCGCGAGTTTCTCGGCGGCCTCGGCAAGACCGGTGCGCTGCTCGCGGCCGCACCCTGGCTGCGTGCGATCGGCTACGCGCAAATCGCGCGCGGCCCGGTCCGCGTCGCCATACGCCGATCGCGCGATCGCGCCGATTTGGATCGGCGTCTGCTGGGCTCGTTCCTGGAGCATCTGGGTCGGGCAATCTACACCGGTATCTACGAGCCCGGGTCGCGGCTCTCGGATGCGAAGGGCTTTCGCACCGACGTCGCGCGCGAAATCAAGGAGCTCGGAGTCCCGATCGTTCGCTATCCCGGCGGCAACTTCATCTCGGGATACAACTGGCTCGACGGCGTCGGACCGAGGGCGCAGCGTCCGAGCGTGCTCGACCGCGCCTGGAACTCGACGGAGACCAACCAGTTCGGCACCAACGATTTCATCGAGTGGTGCCGGCTGACCGGGACCGAGCCCCTGCTCGGGCTTAACTTCGGCACCGGGTCGGCCGAGATGGCCGTGGCTTACGTCGAGTACTGCAATCTCGAGCGCGGCACGAAATGGAGCGACCTGCGACGTGCGCATGGCTACGAGCAGCCGCATAACGTGCACTACTGGTGTCTCGGCAACGAAATGGACGGCCCGTGGCAGATCGGCCAGCTGCAGTCGCGCGAGTACGGACGGAAGGCGCGTGACGTCGCGAAGCAGATGCGGGTCGTCTCTCCCGACCTGCGACTGATCGCCTGCGGATCGAGCGGGACCGCGATGCCGACGTACCTGACCTGGGATCGCGAGGTGCTGGAGGAATGCTACGACCAGGTCGACGGCATTTCCTTGCACGCCTATTACGGCAACACGCCGGCGACGAGCGGGAACAGCTCGGCGCGATACCTGGCCATGAATCTCGACATGGATCGGCACATTCACGAAATCGCCGCCGTCTGCGACTACGTCCAGGGGCTGCAGAAATCGAGCAAGCGCCTCTGGCTGTCGTTCGACGAGTGGAACGTTTGGTATCGCGCGCGCGATCGGCAGGCGACCGACGGCCGCCGCGCCATCGCCCCGCACCTGCTCGAAGAGGTCTACAACCTCGAGGACGCGCTGCTCGTCGGCGGCTTCCTGAACACGCTGCTGCGCAACTCGGATAGGGTGCACGTCGCCTGTCTCGCACAGCTCGTCAATGTCATCGCACCGCTCGTGGCGCACGAGAACGGCGTGCTGCGCCAGAGCACGTACTATCCCTACGCGTGGGCGCTTCGCTACGCGCGCGGCCAGGTATTCGATCTGCGTGTTGAGTCGGAGACCTATCCGATCAAAGCGGCCGGGCTGCAGTCCGACTTCGCGCGCAACGCCGACGTTCCGTTCGTCGACGTCGTGGCGACGCTGGACGAGGCGAACGGCCAGGCGTGCGTGCTGATGCTGAACCGCGACCTCGAGGCGGCGCGCCAGGTCGCGCTGGAGTGGGAAGACGTCACGCCGACGCGCGTCCTCGGCTGCGAGACCATCACCGGGCAGGATCTGAAAGCATTCAACACCGTCGATCAGCCGAACCGCGTCGCGCCACAGCCGCTCGCGCCGCCGGCGCCGGGCGGTCGTATGACCTTCGAGCTGCCGGCGAGGTCCCACACGGTGGCCCGGCTCGCGGTCACCGTCCGATAA